DNA sequence from the Oryza brachyantha chromosome 5, ObraRS2, whole genome shotgun sequence genome:
TTGGCCTCGAACGACTGCGTGCTGGACATGTAGTTGGGGCAGttgagcggcgacgacgagtggTTGCCGCACACGCTCttggtcggcgtcggcggcgcgtggACGTACCGCGGCGTGctctgcgccgtcgccggccgggcCTTCTCCAGCGCGCACCAGTCGTAGTCAGGGAAGTGGCGCGGCGTCGGGACGGCGatgcggggcggcggcggcggcggcgcgaggtgGCACGGGAGTGGCGACGACATGGAGTTGGCGCACCACTCCTCGCCGCTCACGCACCCGGCGTCGAGGAGCAGCGGGGAGCTCGcccgccgcgacgacgacgaccgcgacTTGGGCCTCCCGGTGTCCACCTCCACGATCTTGGGGCTCCGGTCGTACCCGTACGACGACGACTCGATGCTCGCCGACAGCCGCCGGCTGTACGCCGCCACGCCGTGCTCGCTCCTCGTGTCGTCCACGCCCACGCACCTCTCCtgctgcatccatccatccatggccACACCACGTCAACGTCAAGATCAAACAGAACCAAGTACGGTGGACACATGGCATGGCAATGTCGCCGGCGTAccagcgagcggcggggccAGGCGGGTGGGTGGTGGAGATGCGGGAGCGCGCCGCCGGAGCGGTGGGCGCGCACGGTGGCCTGCGCGCGGACGAGCGCCTGCATGCTCTGcagcgtggcggcggcttgccGGCGCACCAGGTAGCCGCGCACCAGCGCCTGCAGCTTCACCAACGCCTTGAGCGCTCGAAGCGCCTTCTTCGCCTGCACAAAACCCGGCGGCGTCATTCCATCGTCTTCGACGGCAATGGCGACGAGGAAACGGAGCAAGAAGACGAATAGTGTGGTTGCTCACCAGGAAACCTCTGAATGCTGTCTGGAtcctgacggcggcggcgccgaggctacgggcgtcgccgccggaggcgAGCACCGGACCTGCGCGGCCCTTGCTGGTGAGccgcacgacggcgacggcggcctgaGCAGCCGCCACGGCGGCATCAGCCGCGGCCGCGGTCGCCGCGGCGACAGCAATGGCGTGCTTGCTctgctcccgctcccgctccgcGTCGGAGTACACCGATCTGAGCCACGCAGCCTCGGCCGCCCTGGCGATCGCTGCattgccgccggccgcctccgccaccgcggccgccgcagccgcggcCTCCGCCGAATCCCTCGACGACTTGCCGAAGCTCCACCTCTTGCccccgctcgccggcgccaccggctGCTGCTCCCTCTGCTCCTTCTTCCCTCCCCACATGTTGCGAAACCACCGCGCCGCCCTGCCCATCTCGCCGGACCTCACCGACTCCGGCCGGCGTCGACAGGTGGCGCTCCGGTCACCAAGCTAGCACCGACCGAGGcgtctaaaaagaaaaaaaaaggagagatttGAATAAGAGAGGGAAACtgcaggggaggggaggggaggggaggcgcgtgGTTGGCGTCTCGTTCgaaataaaagaagaggaggaggtcggccaccaccaccaatgCGGCAGCCATTACCGGACAAACAAAgcacctctctttctctctctccctctctctctatctctctcactctcatggattaattaagcataaAGAAATGGATTAGGGTGAGGCCAAGGATTAGGATTGGACGCAGGGTTCAAAAAGGGACAGCGTAAGCCCAAAAAGACGCAAACTCGAAAGATtttgaggaagaagaaggcgagcgagagagagagagagaaataaaaaccCCACCTTGAGAGCAACAGCAGCGCACACACGCACACCCAAAAaagcctttttctttctcagaATGCGTTTTTTtcgggaggaagaagaacaaaGGACGACCAGAACGAGCAGCGCATACTCCCTCCttactaaaataaactaatttttcactttttatctataatttttaactcttcgtcttattcaaatttttttacgattgatatttttgtttttgttagataataaattatgaatagtactttacgtgtaactattttttttaaatttcttagaaattttttaataagacgtatgatcaaatgttggacatagaaaccgaagaattgttttttttttaacagagtACCCACCTCACCTCATCATCGATCACGTCGGAATTACACGTGAGATCGATGAGCTGGAAaacggaaaagaaaaggaacaacaaaaaataaagatcgCAACtttagagagagagggagaatgaACCCCTCGTCTCGATCGGTCGCCATTGGCCCCTCCACGAGAGCATCCACAGtggaagcagcagcaagccAAGTTGGCGATGGAAATGAGATGATGGAGGATCGATCGCGTGAGATGCTAGCTGCCATTGAACGGGCACAGTGCACTGATGCAAGCCTCCAACACAGTACATCCAAAACCGCATTATGCAACTAGGCACTCATgtgagaaaagagagagagagagagagagataaagACGAAGtttgcagctgcagcagcagcagttaaCCAGTTAAAACCAGTTAACCATTACCTCGGTTAAACACGACGAGATGGAGATGGTGAAAATTAAGAGATGCAGTGTAGCTCAGATCAGAATCAGATCAGCTGGAGATCATCACACTCACGAACTcatccatgtatatatgcCACTCTTGTGAGATCGATTGATAGGGTACAGCACCTTGACTCCTCGCCACTGttcttgatcgatcgatcgatcacctgctgctgctgctgctaccgaTCTCAGTACTAGGAGGAGGATCTCATCGTCACCATTGCTACATCCATCTACCAACGAAACTTATTAGCTAGGCCATGGCAGAAAAGGCTACTGCTGGTGCGTACTACTTCgtactaaaacaaattaacttttttattttctgtttttagatataatgtttgacttttcgtttaatttatttaaaaaaatatacaactaataattttatttttattaaatgataaaacatgaataatactttatatatgactaattatttaaaattttataaaatatttttaaataaaacggatggtcaaatggttaatataaaaaccaaaatgttGGTTATTTGTGGGACAGAGAGAGTACAGGTACCACCTCATCTTTCTCGCTGCTGGGACGTCGTCACCGGCCAGGAGATTGATGAATCGAGATCGTACTGCTTGCTGCTACTCCTAGCTAGCAATGCTGAAGTACACAACTATAGGGTACGCATCAAATGCAGGTGCATGATACATATAGTGCTATCTATACAACCTATAGGTAGAGGCCTTGCAAAGTTTGCAGCTAGAGAAAGTACCTGAATTAAGGTGAACCCCAAAAGCCGCTTATAAATACACTCCTCCGAGAGCACCATATATTTTcgatttaaagttaatttagaatttaaaattaactttagattttttttaccgaagtttatttttggtaTTGGCTTAGATCACCAAGAATACgtctataaaagttttatttacaaattatttttcgtttgcaaatacatagtttggctttttcataaaaaaacaattttacggtcaaacaaaaagtaactcaaGGTACCGGTAACTCGCggtactaaattatttctgatcgttgaatCTAACAGCGCActtcctactcagctagatccaatggtgagaaatgatttggtatctgaagataatttttttggaccggagcaaattaaaaaaaacagtcacGCCTTAGGATGCCATGTGAGGTTAGCTAGGGAAGAACAGTCTGAAACAGTGGTACCATCCACGATTACACGAAAGACGCACAAACATATACGTGCAGCTAGCATGCTTCGCTTAACACATACACGATCAAAAGAGACGAACACCATAATTAATCaagatgatcgatcgatcacgtGGCGATTGATgatgctgttgctgctgcttatCTGCACGTGCATCGAGACctaattacta
Encoded proteins:
- the LOC121054498 gene encoding protein IQ-DOMAIN 14-like; translation: MGRAARWFRNMWGGKKEQREQQPVAPASGGKRWSFGKSSRDSAEAAAAAAAVAEAAGGNAAIARAAEAAWLRSVYSDAEREREQSKHAIAVAAATAAAADAAVAAAQAAVAVVRLTSKGRAGPVLASGGDARSLGAAAVRIQTAFRGFLAKKALRALKALVKLQALVRGYLVRRQAAATLQSMQALVRAQATVRAHRSGGALPHLHHPPAWPRRSLQERCVGVDDTRSEHGVAAYSRRLSASIESSSYGYDRSPKIVEVDTGRPKSRSSSSRRASSPLLLDAGCVSGEEWCANSMSSPLPCHLAPPPPPPRIAVPTPRHFPDYDWCALEKARPATAQSTPRYVHAPPTPTKSVCGNHSSSPLNCPNYMSSTQSFEAKVRSQSAPKQRPETAAAAGRKRVPLSEVVVVESRASLSGLGMQRSCNRAQEAFNFKSAVVGRLDRSSEAGENDRQAFLQRRW